In the Streptomyces fradiae ATCC 10745 = DSM 40063 genome, one interval contains:
- a CDS encoding LacI family DNA-binding transcriptional regulator, whose translation MPDSSPGARPTLEAVAVRAGVSRATVSRVVNGGAGVREPLAERVRRAVEELGYVPNHAARTLVTRRNGAVAVIIAEPEFRIFSDPFFEQQVRGISRELTAHDTQLVLLWVEGPGDYERIARYLGGGHVDGALAFSVHDDDELPSVVRRVQVPTVFGGRPGWPGAAGDAGAPYVDADNRGGAREAVRYLLGLGRERIAHLAGPSDQTSATDRLAGYRDVLLDADPGLVAQGDFTEESGARAMAELLERRPGLDAVFAGNDLMASGALRVLRERGLRVPQDVAVVGFDDMASVAETTDPPLTTVRQDIEGMGRLMVRLLMRALNQDGAPGAAPASVITPTELVLRASA comes from the coding sequence TTGCCCGATTCGAGCCCGGGGGCCCGTCCCACGCTGGAAGCCGTCGCGGTCCGCGCCGGGGTGTCACGGGCGACGGTGTCGCGCGTCGTCAACGGCGGGGCCGGGGTGCGCGAACCGCTGGCGGAGCGGGTGCGCAGGGCCGTCGAGGAGCTGGGGTACGTCCCGAACCACGCGGCCCGCACCCTGGTGACCCGGCGCAACGGCGCCGTCGCCGTGATCATCGCGGAGCCGGAGTTCCGGATCTTCTCCGACCCGTTCTTCGAGCAGCAGGTGCGGGGCATCAGCCGCGAGCTGACGGCCCACGACACGCAGCTGGTGCTGCTGTGGGTGGAGGGCCCGGGCGACTACGAGCGGATCGCCCGCTACCTGGGCGGCGGCCACGTCGACGGGGCGCTGGCGTTCTCGGTCCACGACGACGACGAGCTGCCGTCCGTCGTCCGCCGCGTACAGGTGCCCACCGTGTTCGGCGGGCGCCCCGGCTGGCCGGGCGCGGCCGGTGACGCGGGCGCCCCGTACGTGGACGCGGACAACCGGGGCGGGGCGCGCGAGGCCGTGCGGTACCTGCTGGGCCTGGGCCGGGAGCGGATCGCGCACCTCGCGGGCCCGAGCGACCAGACGTCGGCGACGGACCGGCTGGCCGGCTACCGGGACGTGCTGCTGGACGCCGACCCCGGCCTGGTGGCGCAGGGCGACTTCACGGAGGAGTCGGGCGCGCGGGCGATGGCCGAGCTGCTGGAGCGGCGGCCGGGGCTGGACGCGGTGTTCGCGGGCAACGACCTCATGGCGTCGGGCGCCCTGCGGGTCCTGCGCGAGCGGGGGCTGCGGGTGCCGCAGGACGTGGCGGTGGTGGGCTTCGACGACATGGCGTCGGTCGCCGAGACGACGGACCCGCCGCTGACCACGGTCCGCCAGGACATCGAGGGCATGGGGCGGCTGATGGTGCGGCTGCTGATGCGGGCCCTCAACCAGGACGGCGCCCCCGGCGCGGCGCCGGCCTCGGTGATCACGCCGACGGAACTGGTCCTGCGCGCCTCGGCGTAG
- a CDS encoding IS481 family transposase, producing MPHRNAPLTETGRLRLARCVVKDGWPLRRAAERFQVSPTTAHRWAARYRAMGEAGMGDRSSRPHASPRRTPTRTERRIIKVRLIRRWGPARIAHLLDLVPSTVHRVLTRFGLARLTSLDRATGRVIRRYERDRPGELVHVDIKKLGNIPDGGGHKTLGRQAGRKTKSGVGYSYIHTAVDDHSRLAYSEILADEKRETATTFWQRAHAYFASCGITVQRVLTDNGSCYRSHAWRDALAAAGITHKRTRPYRPQTNGKVERFNRTLLDEWAYARPYRSEQERRDAFPDWLHTYNHHRGHTALAGKPPASRVPNLTGQYS from the coding sequence GTGCCCCACCGTAATGCACCCCTGACCGAGACCGGACGGCTGCGCCTGGCCCGCTGCGTGGTCAAGGACGGCTGGCCGCTTCGGCGGGCCGCCGAACGTTTCCAGGTCTCACCCACCACCGCCCATCGATGGGCTGCCCGCTACCGGGCCATGGGCGAGGCCGGGATGGGCGACCGTTCCTCCCGTCCGCACGCAAGCCCGCGCCGGACCCCGACCCGCACCGAACGCCGGATCATCAAGGTCCGCCTCATCCGCCGGTGGGGGCCGGCCCGCATCGCCCACCTCCTGGACCTGGTGCCCTCCACGGTCCACCGCGTGCTGACCCGCTTCGGGCTGGCCCGCCTGACCTCCCTGGACCGGGCCACCGGCCGTGTCATACGACGCTACGAACGCGACCGGCCCGGCGAACTCGTGCACGTCGACATCAAGAAACTCGGCAACATCCCCGACGGCGGCGGCCACAAGACCCTCGGCCGCCAAGCCGGCCGCAAGACGAAGTCCGGCGTCGGCTACAGCTACATCCACACCGCCGTCGACGACCACTCCCGTCTCGCCTACAGCGAGATCCTGGCCGACGAGAAGAGGGAGACCGCCACCACCTTCTGGCAGCGGGCCCACGCCTACTTCGCCTCATGCGGGATCACGGTGCAGCGGGTCCTGACCGACAACGGCTCGTGCTACAGATCCCACGCCTGGCGCGACGCGCTGGCGGCGGCCGGGATCACCCACAAGCGAACCCGGCCCTACCGGCCCCAGACCAACGGCAAGGTCGAACGCTTCAACCGCACCCTGCTCGACGAATGGGCCTACGCCCGCCCCTACCGCTCAGAGCAGGAACGACGCGATGCCTTCCCCGACTGGCTGCATACCTACAATCACCACCGCGGACACACCGCGCTCGCAGGCAAACCACCCGCCAGCCGCGTCCCCAACCTCACAGGGCAATACAGCTAG
- a CDS encoding M1 family metallopeptidase has protein sequence MHRRLIAPGAIAASLLLAIPASAADFTPGAPGIGDPYYPASGNGGYDVAHYDLRLKYQPSTDLLEGTATILATPTQNLSRFNLDLGLRALEVRVNGRKASFTTSGAQELEITPAVPLPKDRPVSVVVRYAGKPSEVRIDGWTAWHRTPDGGVAAQQPESAVWWFPSNDHPLDKATFDVSVAVPDGTQAISNGVLQSQSSRLGWTRYNWRSDKPQATYLATLAVGRFDVTTDTTANGLPVVNAYSKDLGANAGAARASVERTVEVAEWLEEVFGPYPFNALGGYVPNVRSGYALETQTRPFYSPRQFANGSNVSVVVHELAHQWYGDSVSVRNWRDIWINEGFARYSQWLWSEREGEGTAQELADWVYASRPADDPFWKVRPGDPGAENQFHTAVYDRGALALQALRNELGDPVFFRVLKGWPTERAYGNAEVADFVAYAEQVSGKRLGGLFDTWLYQPSKPEAPPAPAAGSGTAGKAGAAASAPVREAPAAPSSPPRSWSKIAATNTIHDHGDHGHEGHGHEGHGHR, from the coding sequence GTGCACCGCAGACTGATCGCCCCGGGCGCGATCGCGGCCTCCCTGCTGCTGGCGATCCCGGCATCGGCCGCCGACTTCACGCCCGGCGCGCCGGGCATCGGGGACCCCTACTACCCGGCCAGCGGCAACGGCGGATACGACGTCGCCCACTACGACCTGCGGCTGAAGTACCAGCCGTCGACGGACCTGCTGGAGGGCACGGCGACGATCCTCGCCACCCCGACGCAGAACCTGTCCCGCTTCAACCTGGACCTCGGGCTCAGGGCGCTGGAGGTGCGCGTGAACGGCCGCAAGGCGTCGTTCACGACGTCCGGGGCCCAGGAGCTGGAGATCACCCCGGCCGTACCGCTGCCGAAGGACCGTCCGGTTTCGGTCGTCGTACGGTACGCGGGGAAGCCCTCGGAGGTGCGGATCGACGGCTGGACGGCGTGGCACCGCACCCCGGACGGCGGGGTGGCCGCGCAGCAGCCCGAGTCGGCCGTGTGGTGGTTCCCCTCCAACGACCACCCGCTCGACAAGGCGACCTTCGACGTCTCGGTCGCCGTCCCGGACGGCACGCAGGCCATCAGCAACGGCGTCCTGCAGTCGCAGAGCTCCAGGCTGGGCTGGACCCGCTACAACTGGCGGTCCGACAAGCCGCAGGCCACGTACCTGGCGACGCTGGCGGTCGGCCGGTTCGACGTCACCACCGACACGACGGCGAACGGCCTGCCGGTGGTCAACGCGTACAGCAAGGACCTCGGGGCCAACGCGGGCGCGGCGCGCGCCAGCGTCGAGCGGACCGTCGAGGTCGCCGAGTGGCTGGAGGAGGTCTTCGGCCCGTACCCCTTCAACGCGCTCGGCGGGTACGTGCCGAACGTGCGCAGCGGCTACGCGCTGGAGACGCAGACCCGCCCCTTCTACAGCCCGCGCCAGTTCGCGAACGGCTCCAACGTGTCGGTCGTCGTCCACGAGCTGGCCCACCAGTGGTACGGCGACAGCGTGTCCGTGCGGAACTGGAGGGACATCTGGATCAACGAGGGCTTCGCCCGCTACAGCCAGTGGCTGTGGTCCGAGCGGGAGGGCGAGGGCACGGCGCAGGAGCTGGCCGACTGGGTGTACGCCTCGCGGCCCGCGGACGACCCGTTCTGGAAGGTGAGGCCGGGCGATCCGGGGGCGGAGAACCAGTTCCACACGGCCGTCTACGACCGGGGCGCGCTGGCCCTGCAGGCGCTGCGCAACGAACTGGGCGACCCGGTCTTCTTCCGCGTCCTTAAGGGCTGGCCCACGGAGCGGGCGTACGGCAACGCCGAGGTGGCCGATTTCGTCGCCTACGCGGAGCAGGTGTCCGGCAAGCGGCTCGGCGGCCTGTTCGACACCTGGCTGTACCAGCCGTCCAAGCCGGAGGCCCCGCCGGCTCCGGCGGCCGGGTCCGGTACGGCGGGGAAGGCGGGGGCGGCCGCGTCCGCCCCGGTCCGCGAGGCCCCGGCGGCTCCGTCGAGCCCGCCCAGGTCCTGGTCCAAGATCGCCGCGACGAACACCATCCACGACCACGGCGACCACGGTCACGAGGGCCACGGTCACGAGGGCCACGGCCACCGCTAG